In Thermus sp. LT1-2-5, a single window of DNA contains:
- a CDS encoding thymidine phosphorylase gives MNPVLFIREKREGGKHQKEDLRAFLLGYLKEEVPDYQVAAWLMAAFLRGLDREETLWLTETLAYSGKVLDLSGLPHPVDKHSSGGVGDKVSLVVGPILAASGCTFAKMSGRGLAHTGGTIDKLESVPGWRGEMTEAEFLERARRVGLVIAAQSPELAPLDGKLYALRDVTATVESIPLIASSIMSKKLAAGARSIVLDVKVGKGAFMKTLEEARLLAKTMVEIGQGAGRRVKALLTSMEAPLGRAVGNAIEVREAILALKGEGPEDLLAVALRLAEEALLLEGLDPGLARESLESGAALEKFRAFLEAQGGDPRVVEDFSLLPLGEELPLRSGEAGVVREVDAYRVGLAVLALGGGRRKKGEPIDPGVGVYLLKKPGDRVEQGEALALLYHRGRGVEEALDHLRQAFVLGEAASPSPLVLEAVG, from the coding sequence ATGAACCCCGTGCTCTTCATCCGCGAGAAGCGGGAGGGAGGAAAGCACCAGAAAGAAGACCTAAGGGCTTTCCTTCTCGGTTACCTAAAGGAGGAGGTCCCGGACTACCAGGTGGCCGCCTGGCTCATGGCCGCCTTTCTCCGGGGCCTGGACCGGGAGGAAACCCTTTGGCTCACCGAGACCCTGGCCTACTCGGGCAAGGTCCTGGACCTCTCGGGCCTACCCCACCCCGTGGACAAGCACTCCTCGGGCGGGGTGGGGGACAAGGTGAGCCTGGTGGTGGGGCCCATCCTGGCGGCCAGCGGGTGCACCTTCGCCAAGATGTCCGGCCGGGGCCTGGCCCACACCGGGGGGACCATCGACAAGCTGGAGTCCGTGCCCGGCTGGCGGGGGGAGATGACGGAGGCGGAGTTTTTGGAAAGGGCCCGGCGGGTGGGCCTCGTCATCGCCGCCCAAAGCCCCGAACTCGCCCCCTTAGACGGAAAGCTTTACGCCCTTCGCGACGTCACCGCCACCGTGGAGAGCATCCCCCTCATCGCCAGCTCCATCATGAGCAAAAAGCTCGCTGCTGGGGCGCGGAGCATCGTCTTGGACGTGAAGGTGGGCAAGGGAGCCTTCATGAAGACCCTGGAGGAGGCCCGTCTCCTGGCCAAGACCATGGTGGAGATCGGCCAAGGGGCGGGGAGGCGGGTGAAGGCCCTTCTCACCAGCATGGAGGCCCCCTTAGGCCGGGCGGTGGGGAACGCCATAGAGGTGCGGGAGGCCATTTTGGCCCTTAAGGGGGAAGGCCCGGAGGACCTCTTGGCCGTGGCCTTGCGGCTTGCGGAGGAGGCGCTTCTGCTGGAGGGCTTAGACCCAGGCCTTGCCCGGGAGTCCCTGGAAAGCGGGGCCGCCTTGGAGAAGTTCCGCGCCTTCCTCGAGGCCCAAGGGGGTGACCCCAGGGTGGTGGAGGACTTTTCCCTCCTCCCCTTGGGGGAGGAGCTTCCCCTAAGGAGCGGAGAGGCCGGGGTGGTGCGGGAGGTGGACGCCTACCGGGTGGGCCTGGCGGTGTTGGCCCTGGGGGGTGGGCGGCGCAAGAAGGGCGAGCCCATCGACCCCGGGGTGGGGGTCTACCTTCTCAAGAAGCCCGGGGACCGGGTGGAGCAGGGCGAGGCCCTGGCCCTCCTCTACCACCGGGGCCGGGGGGTGGAGGAGGCCTTGGACCACCTGCGCCAAGCCTTCGTCCTGGGCGAGGCGGCGAGCCCAAGCCCCTTG